The Apium graveolens cultivar Ventura unplaced genomic scaffold, ASM990537v1 ctg5090, whole genome shotgun sequence genome includes a region encoding these proteins:
- the LOC141702436 gene encoding uncharacterized protein LOC141702436: protein MADRRTKEYKLGVEELLRFALEHGRDVNTISCPCVQYAHSKSCKARKVKEHLFQYGIDETYTCWISHGENDREQSPITVKQTDSSQSVEQIPIEIDGDDDASLDSSNLLNHLQSENEPLYPGCRGFTKMKALVKLYNLKAKFEMSDSCFSELLLVVGTMLSEGNCLPSSYGEAKKILSSLGMEYEKIHVCPNDCLLYRGEINEDETSCHICQAFRWRKNKNGDEIEGIPSKVLWYFPLLPRLRNLFNSPKMAKDLTWHHTERVKDNKICHPADSKTWKEDDEKWPEFASDSRNLRIGLSFDGFTPFREKGTDHSSWPVLLSIYNLPPWLCMKRKYIMLCLLVSGPTQPENDIDVFLQLLIEDLQKLWHGKQVYDAYKRESFVLRGILLWTISDYPALGSLSGNIVKGYNGCVVCVDQTKATRLPNYQKIVVMRHRRWLTRDHPYRKQKVAFDNTIEKGSAPIPLTGEEVFQRVQYLQGHIYGKTRQKPGQKKGDSRPVWKKLSIFFQLEYWKFLPVRHILDVMHIEKNICEALLGTLLNIPKKTKDKESVRLDMAAMGIRLNMRPETAGEKEKLPLASWNLTHSEKNYLLIIFGNEVA from the coding sequence ATGGCTGATAGAAGAACAAAAGAATATAAACTAGGTGTGGAAGAATTATTGAGGTTTGCGTTAGAGCATGGGCGTGATGTAAACACAATTAGTTGTCCATGTGTACAATATGCACACAGTAAATCATGTAAAGCTCGAAAAGTGAAAGAACATCTTTTCCAATATGGTATCGACGAGACCTACACGTGTTGGATTTCACATGGAGAGAATGATAGAGAACAAAGTCCAATTACCGTTAAACAAACCGATAGTTCACAATCTGTGGAACAGATCCCCATAGAAATAGATGGCGACGATGATGCGTCCCTGGATTCCTCAAATTTGTTGAACCATCTGCAATCTGAAAATGAACCGCTATATCCTGGATGTcgaggatttactaagatgaaGGCTTTAGTGAAATTGTACAACTTAAAAGCAAAATTTGAAATGTCTGATTCGTGTTTCTCTGAACTGCTACTTGTAGTTGGGACAATGCTTTCAGAAGGTAACTGCCTTCCTTCTTCTTATGGTGAGGCTAAGAAAATCTTGTCTTCTTTAGGAATGGAGTATGAAAAAATACATGTTTGTCCGAATGACTGTCTTTTATACCGTGGTGAGATAAATGAAGATGAGACTAGCTGCCACATTTGTCAAGCCTTTAGATGGAGGAAGAACAAAAATGGAGATGAAATTGAAGGCATTCCATCCAAGGTTCTTTGGTATTTTCCTCTATTACCGCGATTGAGAAATTTGTTCAATTCACCTAAAATGGCAAAGGACCTGACTTGGCACCACACGGAGAGAGTCAAGGATAATAAAATTTGTCATCCGGCAGATTCAAAAACATGGAAGGAAGATGATGAAAAGTGGCCTGAATTTGCTTCCGATTCTAGAAACCTGCGAATAGGTTTATCATTTGATGGGTTTACTCCTTTCCGTGAAAAAGGAACCGATCACTCATCTTGGCCTGTTTTGCTATCAATTTACAATCTTCCACCATGGCTATGTATGAAAAGGAAGTATATAATGTTATGTTTATTGGTATCCGGACCAACACAGCCCGAAAATGATATTGATGTGTTTCTTCAACTATTGATAGAAGATCTGCAGAAATTATGGCATGGAAAGCAAGTGTATGATGCATATAAGCGAGAGTCCTTTGTATTGAGAGGAATATTATTGTGGACAATCAGCGACTATCCTGCCTTAGGTAGCTTGTCGGGAAATATTGTGAAAGGCTATAACGGTTGTGTAGTATGTGTTGATCAAACAAAAGCTACTAGGCTACCTAATTACCAAAAGATAGTAGTTATGAGGCATCGAAGGTGGTTGACACGTGACCACCCATATCGAAAACAGAAAGTGGCTTTTGATAACACTATTGAGAAGGGTTCTGCACCTATACCTTTAACAGGGGAGGAAGTGTTTCAAAGAGTACAATATCTACAAGGCCATATCTATGGTAAGACACGACAAAAACCTGGACAAAAAAAAGGAGATTCTCGACCAGTTTGGAAGAAACTTTCCATATTTTTTCAACTCGAGTACTGGAAGTTCTTGCCGGTGAGGCATATCCTCGATGTCATGCATATtgagaaaaatatatgtgaagCTTTGTTAGGTACCTTGCTAAATATACCAAAAAAGACAAAAGACAAGGAATCTGTTCGTCTTGACATGGCTGCAATGGGAATAAGATTGAATATGAGGCCCGAAACGGCAGGGGAGAAGGAGAAATTACCACTGGCATCTTGGAATTTGACACATTCTGAAAAAAACTATTTGCTCATCATTTTTGGGAATGAAGTTGCCTGA